The segment AGTGATAGTGGAGAAACTGATAAATGATTCATGAAGTGGAAGGCGACATTCTTTTAAGCGGTGCTCACGCCATTGCTCACGGGGTTGCATTTAATGATCCGATGAACCAGGGGCTGGCCTTGTCGCTTCATGAGCGCTATCCGGCTATGCACAAGGATTACCATCACTGGTGCCATCAGCAGCGTCCTAAGCCCGGTGATGCATGGCTGTGGGGCGGGCCGGAAAACGTTCGGGTAATCAACCTTATTACCCAGGAAGGCGGGTACGATGGCGGCAAACCTGGCAAAGCAACAGTTTCCAATGTTAATCATGCCTTACGCTCCCTGAAGAAGCTGGTCGAAAAAGAAAACCTCACATCCCTGGCATTGCCCAGGCTGGCGACCGGCGTAGGTGGACTGGACTGGGAAGAGGTGAAACCTCTGATAGCTTCGCAGCTTGGTGATCTGGACATTCCGATCTTTGTTTACACGGTGTTTCATGCCGGCCAACAAGCCAGCGAACCCGGGATCTGAACTTAAGCGGCTTACGAGCCGTACCGGACGGCGATGGATCGGGTCCTGCTCAGATCCAGCGTCTGACCTGCCGCTGATAATCCCTGTAGGACTGCCCGAAGTGCTCCTGCAGGGATTTTTCCTCCTGTTGAACAAAGAAGCGGTCCATCACTAGAATAAACAGGACAGGAAAGAGCAAGTTTGGCCAGGCGCTCAATAGCAGGGCCAGCCCCGACAGGCCGATAGTAATCCCCAGGTACATGGGGTTGCGCGAAAGGCGATAAACTCCGCTGGTATGCAAGGTTTCGGAAGTGGCATTAACAGACAGCGGAGTCCGGCTTTTCTGAAACTGGCGTTTGGCTACTACGGCCAGCCAGGCACCACCCAGAAATACCGGCAGACCCAGCAGGTTGGCAGGAAAAAACACTAACCGGGTTGACGGCAGCAGTACATAAATTACCACCATGGCTAAGATACAACCCTGATACAGGCGTGGCGGGTTCAGGCTCATAACGGTTCCCCTGTTCATGTCCAGGCGCCCCGGCGGTCCGGTCGCTTAGACGGTCAGCCAGATCTGGAAAAACTGGTCGCTTCTCTAATTTAAGGCACAGGGAATTAAGACACAGGGAATTAAGACCCCGGTAATTTAGACGCTGGTTCTGTCAGAGAGTTACGCCTGAACTGCACCAGACTTTCGCAGACGTTCGATCTCTTCGCTGTCGAACCCCCAGGCGGACAAAATTTCCTCACTATGCTGGCCGACCGTTGCCGCAGGTCCCTGTATAGAGCCCGGTGTGCGGCTGAAGCGGGGCGCCGGTGCAGGCTGCACGACGCCGTCAACTTCCACAAACGTTTTTCTGGCTGCGTTGTGGGGATGGCTGGGGGCCTCCTCCATCGTCAAGACTGGGGCAAAACAGACATCGGTGTTTTCCAGCAGCTGGCACCAGTCGTCGCGATTGCGGGTCTGAAAAACTTTTTCCAGCCTGCCGCGCAGGTCGGGCCAGGCGGCGGCATCGTTCTGCGCCTGGAATTCCTCGTCGTCGATACCCAGCTTTTCCAACAGTAGAGCATAGAACTTGGGTTCGATGGAGCCGATTGACAGAAATTTGCCATCCGCGCAGGTGTAGCAGCCGTAATAGTGGGCGCCGCCATCGAGATAGTTGCTGGCGCGCTTGTCGGTCCAGCGCCCCATGGCGCGTAAGCCGTAAAATGCAGTAAGCAGGCTTGCGGTTCCGTCGGTCATGGCGGCATCAACCACCTGGCCGTGGCCGGATTGTTGCGCCTCGATATAGGCAGCCAGCAGTCCGGCCAGCAGGTACATGGCGCCACCACCAAAATCACCAACCAGATTAAGGGGCGGAGAGGGGGGGCGGTCGCTGTTGCCCATGGCATGTAAAGCGCCAGCCAGGGAGATGTAGTTGATGTCGTGGCCGGCAGCCTGCGCTAACGGCCCGGTTTGTCCCCAGCCGGTCATGCGACCGAAAATAAGTCTGGGATTTCGAGCCAGGCAGGGTTCCGGCCCCAGCCCCAGCCTTTCCATGACCCCGGGCCGGAATCCCTCGATCAACAGATCGGCTTTCGCCACCATGCT is part of the Gammaproteobacteria bacterium genome and harbors:
- a CDS encoding macro domain-containing protein, with the translated sequence MIHEVEGDILLSGAHAIAHGVAFNDPMNQGLALSLHERYPAMHKDYHHWCHQQRPKPGDAWLWGGPENVRVINLITQEGGYDGGKPGKATVSNVNHALRSLKKLVEKENLTSLALPRLATGVGGLDWEEVKPLIASQLGDLDIPIFVYTVFHAGQQASEPGI
- a CDS encoding isoprenylcysteine carboxylmethyltransferase family protein; translation: MSLNPPRLYQGCILAMVVIYVLLPSTRLVFFPANLLGLPVFLGGAWLAVVAKRQFQKSRTPLSVNATSETLHTSGVYRLSRNPMYLGITIGLSGLALLLSAWPNLLFPVLFILVMDRFFVQQEEKSLQEHFGQSYRDYQRQVRRWI
- a CDS encoding CaiB/BaiF CoA-transferase family protein gives rise to the protein MGPLQGIRVLEVASIGPGPFCAMMLSDMGAEVIRIDRKDLAGTGDPRLSLNRGRKSLALDLKHPAAIATVLSMVAKADLLIEGFRPGVMERLGLGPEPCLARNPRLIFGRMTGWGQTGPLAQAAGHDINYISLAGALHAMGNSDRPPSPPLNLVGDFGGGAMYLLAGLLAAYIEAQQSGHGQVVDAAMTDGTASLLTAFYGLRAMGRWTDKRASNYLDGGAHYYGCYTCADGKFLSIGSIEPKFYALLLEKLGIDDEEFQAQNDAAAWPDLRGRLEKVFQTRNRDDWCQLLENTDVCFAPVLTMEEAPSHPHNAARKTFVEVDGVVQPAPAPRFSRTPGSIQGPAATVGQHSEEILSAWGFDSEEIERLRKSGAVQA